One Mesorhizobium loti genomic window carries:
- a CDS encoding diguanylate cyclase GGDEF domain-containing protein: MADVEPYDPRQELGAAELRILYRVEALAKRRKDARPGLWIAVVIYVLFSVSDLLLIPDVAAYTITARFAVGLTALLTLETQLRRGVATEWLDVTCAAAIIFGYIGWLCPASLGADKESVAYYMVFGTIFMMSANLFFTFSFKVSIITSTIILCILYVVNYFLPASLTYKMVFGTFYVSCFTFTSYVNWKLNEERYNVFLNALEAKIQHKEATERGKALLRLSRTDPLTGLENRRAIDEKLRDYWSDWQKLGSKFAAILIDVDFFKKFNDCYGHQEGDRCLIHVANALSDLIKNYNGSIGRYGGEEFIVLARMDKKEQVTELAEAICRTVESLAITHELRRDGVSIVTASVGAAFTRTQAGAKLEKIIHEADRALYLAKAGGRNCVRLFDPTDPQSSDESENLAALLKIAIAQGLVSLVYQPIQDVVSGRVEAVEALMRLKMLDGTLVPPSLFIPVAERTGAILELGRWAIRTVCTELLADDHVRVVSVNVSPIQLKTPGFAASVATILGETGVTGNRLAFEITEGLEMEMHSDILRCISDLKLLGIKIWLDDFGTGFAGLSWLRLIDFDTVKIDRSFLHDCGTPKGMAMLQDIIALVRNRGHQILVEGVETDEQIALMREFGIDRIQGFRVGRPVPAASYQAKRGVQKRPYLRSA, from the coding sequence ATGGCGGATGTGGAACCGTATGATCCGCGCCAGGAATTGGGGGCGGCGGAACTGCGCATCCTTTACCGCGTCGAAGCCCTGGCGAAGCGAAGGAAGGACGCCAGGCCCGGGCTGTGGATCGCCGTCGTCATCTATGTGCTGTTTTCGGTATCGGACCTGCTGCTGATACCTGACGTGGCGGCCTATACGATCACAGCGCGCTTCGCTGTCGGATTGACCGCTCTGCTGACCCTGGAAACCCAGCTTCGCCGGGGCGTCGCCACTGAATGGCTTGATGTGACCTGTGCCGCGGCCATCATCTTTGGCTATATCGGTTGGCTGTGCCCGGCATCCCTGGGGGCGGACAAGGAAAGCGTCGCCTACTATATGGTTTTCGGCACCATTTTCATGATGAGTGCCAATCTTTTCTTCACATTCAGCTTCAAGGTGTCGATCATAACGTCGACAATCATCCTGTGCATTCTGTACGTGGTGAACTACTTTTTACCGGCGTCGCTGACATACAAGATGGTGTTCGGGACGTTCTACGTTTCATGCTTCACCTTCACCTCCTATGTGAACTGGAAGCTGAACGAGGAGCGCTACAACGTCTTCCTGAACGCGCTGGAAGCCAAGATCCAGCACAAGGAGGCCACCGAACGCGGCAAGGCGCTGCTCAGACTGTCGCGGACGGATCCGCTGACAGGCCTGGAAAACCGGCGCGCCATCGACGAGAAGCTGCGCGATTATTGGAGCGACTGGCAAAAGCTCGGCAGCAAGTTCGCGGCGATCCTCATCGACGTCGACTTCTTCAAGAAATTCAACGACTGCTACGGCCACCAGGAAGGCGACCGCTGCCTGATCCATGTCGCCAATGCGTTGAGCGATCTGATCAAGAACTACAATGGCTCGATCGGGCGCTATGGCGGTGAGGAATTCATCGTCCTCGCCCGCATGGACAAGAAGGAACAGGTCACGGAGCTGGCGGAAGCCATTTGCCGCACGGTGGAGAGCCTGGCGATCACCCATGAGCTCAGGCGCGACGGGGTCTCGATCGTGACGGCGAGCGTGGGTGCCGCGTTCACCAGGACGCAGGCCGGCGCCAAGCTGGAGAAGATCATCCACGAGGCCGATCGCGCGCTCTATCTGGCCAAGGCCGGCGGCCGCAATTGCGTGCGGCTGTTCGACCCGACCGATCCGCAGAGCAGCGACGAGAGCGAAAACCTCGCGGCGCTGCTGAAGATCGCGATCGCGCAGGGCCTGGTTTCACTCGTCTATCAGCCCATCCAGGATGTCGTGTCGGGCCGTGTCGAGGCAGTGGAGGCGCTGATGCGCCTTAAAATGCTGGACGGAACCCTGGTTCCCCCGAGCCTGTTCATTCCCGTCGCGGAACGCACCGGGGCGATCCTGGAACTCGGCCGCTGGGCGATCAGGACGGTTTGTACCGAGCTGCTGGCGGACGATCACGTGCGTGTCGTCAGCGTCAACGTCTCGCCGATCCAGCTCAAGACGCCTGGCTTCGCCGCGTCCGTCGCCACCATCCTGGGCGAGACCGGCGTGACCGGCAACAGGCTGGCCTTCGAAATCACCGAAGGCCTCGAGATGGAGATGCACTCCGACATTCTGCGCTGCATCAGCGACCTGAAGCTGCTCGGCATCAAGATCTGGCTCGATGATTTCGGCACCGGCTTTGCCGGCCTGTCGTGGCTGCGCCTGATCGATTTCGACACGGTCAAGATCGACCGCTCGTTCCTGCACGATTGCGGCACGCCGAAGGGCATGGCCATGCTGCAGGATATCATCGCGCTGGTGCGCAATCGCGGCCACCAGATCCTGGTCGAAGGCGTGGAAACCGACGAGCAGATCGCGCTCATGCGCGAGTTCGGCATCGACAGGATCCAGGGCTTTCGCGTCGGCCGTCCGGTTCCTGCCGCGAGTTACCAGGCAAAGCGGGGCGTACAAAAACGTCCTTACCTGAGGTCGGCGTAA
- a CDS encoding alkyl hydroperoxide reductase/thiol specific antioxidant/Mal allergen, whose protein sequence is MSERLNIGPLQLGETAPNVVLDAITREGKIAIDDFRGEKPVLVGLYRGLHCPFCRRQIAMLWKLTPALNEKGIESLTVVNTPIERARLYLRYHPMLGLLAASDPERTSHRAFGLPNMQITEDESAWPQKVSMSDVKSMRVHLPGEMPEPMNPFAALEYLNKKDSYDITEADQQMMATGIAQLVGQFLLDRDGVVRWTSNEVLDGGLFGAPNTQDLMSAASQIGR, encoded by the coding sequence ATGTCAGAACGTCTCAACATAGGCCCGCTGCAACTTGGCGAAACGGCGCCCAATGTCGTGCTCGACGCGATTACCCGCGAGGGCAAGATCGCCATCGACGATTTCCGAGGCGAGAAACCAGTGCTGGTTGGGCTGTATCGAGGTCTCCATTGTCCTTTTTGCAGGCGCCAAATCGCCATGCTTTGGAAACTCACCCCAGCCCTCAACGAAAAGGGCATCGAAAGCCTGACAGTGGTCAACACGCCCATCGAGCGGGCACGCCTCTACCTGCGGTATCATCCGATGCTCGGCCTGCTCGCGGCATCCGATCCGGAGCGGACTTCACACCGCGCCTTTGGATTGCCGAATATGCAGATCACCGAAGACGAGAGCGCATGGCCGCAAAAGGTTTCAATGAGCGATGTGAAGTCGATGCGGGTCCACTTGCCGGGCGAGATGCCGGAGCCGATGAACCCGTTTGCGGCGCTCGAATATCTGAACAAGAAGGACAGCTACGATATAACGGAAGCGGATCAACAGATGATGGCCACCGGCATTGCGCAGCTCGTCGGCCAGTTCTTGCTGGACCGCGATGGCGTCGTTCGCTGGACTTCCAACGAGGTGCTCGATGGCGGCCTATTCGGCGCCCCGAACACTCAGGATCTGATGTCGGCAGCGTCGCAAATCGGAAGGTAA
- a CDS encoding DNA polymerase → MAGRDVQYAAAPPLRPVRVQISLEMVSFRKREMDDQPSVRQQKLVRGGFAGRPMGDETDFIIPMRQVLDFRAFAAGAIDGVHDKVAIDNLDLDRRGRVPVVPGNPAANKILHQP, encoded by the coding sequence ATGGCCGGGCGCGATGTGCAGTATGCCGCTGCGCCACCTCTGCGTCCCGTCCGGGTTCAAATCTCGCTTGAAATGGTCAGTTTCAGAAAACGTGAAATGGACGACCAGCCGTCCGTCCGACAGCAGAAGCTGGTACGCGGTGGTTTTGCCGGACGACCAATGGGCGACGAAACGGATTTCATCATTCCCATGCGTCAGGTCTTGGATTTCCGCGCGTTCGCCGCTGGAGCCATCGATGGCGTGCACGACAAGGTGGCCATCGACAATCTTGATCTCGATCGTCGTGGTCGTGTGCCGGTCGTTCCCGGCAATCCAGCGGCCAACAAAATCCTTCATCAGCCTTGA
- a CDS encoding NADPH:quinone reductase and related Zn-dependent oxidoreductase has protein sequence MKAFVVDKYSKKGILRLAEMPEPELGDSDVLVEIHAAGVNLLDSKVKTGEFKLILPYRRPFILGHDVAGKVMRVGSKVRKFKPGDDVYARPRDGRIGAFAEFIAMDEADVALKPKNLSMEEAASIPLVGLTAWQVLVEKANLGKGQKVFIQAGSGGVGTFAIQLAKQLGAIVATTASVASAGLVKDLGADVVVDYRKDDFEKILSGYDVVLNSQDAKTLEKSLNVLKPGGKLISISGPPDPEFAREKRLNLVLRTVLRLLSRGIRARARRRGVSFSFLFMWAQGDQLGKITSLIESGAIRPVVDRIFPFEATNEALAYVETGRAKGKVVIKVR, from the coding sequence ATGAAGGCATTCGTCGTCGACAAATACAGCAAGAAGGGCATTCTGCGCCTGGCCGAGATGCCGGAACCGGAACTCGGGGACAGCGACGTCCTGGTCGAGATCCATGCCGCAGGGGTGAACCTGCTCGATTCCAAGGTCAAAACTGGAGAGTTCAAGCTCATCCTGCCCTATCGCCGGCCCTTCATCCTGGGCCACGACGTGGCCGGGAAGGTCATGCGCGTGGGCTCGAAAGTCCGCAAGTTCAAACCCGGCGACGATGTCTATGCGCGGCCGCGCGATGGCCGGATCGGGGCGTTCGCCGAATTCATCGCCATGGATGAAGCCGACGTGGCGTTGAAGCCCAAAAATCTCAGCATGGAAGAGGCGGCCTCGATCCCGCTGGTCGGGCTGACCGCCTGGCAGGTGCTCGTCGAAAAAGCAAATCTAGGGAAAGGCCAGAAGGTCTTCATCCAGGCCGGCTCCGGCGGCGTCGGCACATTCGCCATCCAGCTGGCAAAGCAGCTGGGCGCGATCGTGGCGACAACGGCGAGCGTGGCGAGTGCGGGTCTGGTCAAGGATCTCGGCGCCGATGTCGTCGTCGACTACCGGAAAGACGATTTCGAAAAAATCCTGTCGGGCTACGACGTCGTCCTGAACAGCCAGGACGCCAAAACGCTTGAAAAATCGCTCAATGTGCTGAAACCGGGCGGCAAGCTCATCTCGATCTCCGGCCCGCCGGATCCCGAATTCGCCAGGGAAAAGCGACTGAACCTGGTGCTGAGGACGGTGCTGCGCCTGCTAAGCCGCGGCATCCGGGCCAGAGCCAGGCGCCGTGGCGTGAGCTTTTCGTTCCTTTTCATGTGGGCGCAAGGTGACCAGCTGGGCAAGATCACCTCGCTCATCGAATCCGGAGCGATCCGCCCGGTTGTCGATCGGATCTTTCCCTTCGAAGCGACCAATGAGGCTCTGGCCTATGTCGAGACAGGACGCGCCAAGGGCAAGGTGGTCATCAAGGTTAGATAG
- a CDS encoding short-chain dehydrogenase/reductase SDR, whose protein sequence is MNSGKTAIVTGASSGIGRANAEALARAGFTVFGTSRRAAGNGPDGVTMLACDVTDGESVAALVSTVLSRTGRIDVLVNNAGVGMLGGAEEFSIPQVQALFDVNLFGVIRMTNAVLPSMRQRGQGRIVNIGSILGLVPAPYSAHYAAAKHALEGYSESLDHEVRAFNIRVSVIEPAFVRTVFDQNGIEPDSLFKEYDQARAGFKALLADVMPKADLPEVVAEVVVKAATDARPRRRYTAGKAARQVSLLRRFAPAEMFDKTLRKQFRLPV, encoded by the coding sequence ATGAATTCCGGAAAGACCGCCATTGTGACCGGAGCCTCCTCGGGCATCGGCCGCGCCAACGCCGAGGCTTTGGCGCGAGCAGGGTTCACCGTCTTCGGGACGAGCCGTCGTGCGGCCGGCAACGGCCCGGACGGGGTGACCATGCTGGCTTGCGATGTGACGGACGGCGAGTCGGTAGCAGCCCTCGTCTCGACGGTGCTCTCGCGGACCGGCCGGATCGACGTGCTTGTCAACAATGCCGGCGTCGGCATGCTTGGCGGCGCAGAGGAATTCTCGATTCCACAGGTACAGGCCCTGTTCGACGTCAATCTGTTTGGCGTTATCCGCATGACCAATGCGGTGTTGCCGTCGATGCGGCAGCGCGGCCAAGGGCGTATTGTCAATATCGGCTCGATATTGGGCCTCGTACCCGCACCGTATTCGGCGCATTATGCGGCGGCCAAGCACGCGCTCGAAGGCTATTCGGAATCGCTCGATCACGAGGTTCGTGCCTTCAATATTCGCGTCTCGGTCATCGAGCCGGCATTCGTGCGCACCGTCTTCGACCAGAACGGCATCGAGCCGGATTCTCTCTTCAAGGAATACGATCAGGCGCGAGCCGGGTTCAAGGCGCTGCTTGCCGATGTGATGCCCAAAGCCGATCTGCCGGAAGTGGTGGCGGAGGTGGTTGTCAAGGCGGCGACCGATGCCCGCCCACGTCGGCGCTATACCGCAGGCAAGGCTGCACGGCAGGTCAGTCTGCTGCGCCGCTTCGCTCCTGCCGAGATGTTCGACAAGACCTTGCGCAAGCAGTTCCGCCTGCCGGTCTGA
- a CDS encoding TetR family transcriptional regulator: MRYEKGRKDASRGRIMEVAADRFRGDGIAASGLATIMSDAGLTNGAFYPHFQSKAELVRESVAAAMELQAQQLAQALASGGPEVAIEAYLSAEHRDNPGQGCASAALLPELARQPPETRAVYTDRLLALAHQLAAAIPQAKDPEGTALAVFATLIGTLQLARAVEGTDLSDRILAAGKDAARTLMQSR, encoded by the coding sequence ATGCGCTACGAAAAGGGCCGCAAGGACGCGTCACGCGGCCGGATCATGGAAGTCGCCGCCGATCGCTTCCGGGGTGACGGCATCGCCGCGTCCGGACTGGCGACCATCATGAGCGACGCCGGACTGACCAACGGCGCCTTCTACCCGCATTTCCAATCCAAGGCGGAGCTCGTGCGCGAAAGCGTGGCGGCGGCCATGGAGCTTCAGGCGCAGCAATTGGCGCAAGCACTGGCCTCGGGTGGCCCGGAGGTGGCCATAGAGGCCTATCTGTCGGCCGAGCATCGGGACAATCCGGGACAAGGCTGCGCGTCCGCCGCGCTGTTGCCGGAACTGGCGCGTCAGCCACCGGAAACGCGCGCGGTCTATACCGACCGCTTGCTGGCTCTGGCGCACCAGCTGGCCGCCGCAATTCCACAGGCCAAGGACCCGGAAGGCACGGCGCTGGCTGTCTTTGCGACGCTCATCGGCACGCTGCAACTGGCCCGCGCCGTCGAAGGCACGGACTTGTCGGATCGCATCCTGGCGGCGGGGAAAGATGCGGCACGCACGCTGATGCAGTCGCGTTAG
- a CDS encoding sigma-70 family RNA polymerase sigma factor codes for MSDGGPAVDRDRQEGLLALAAALRPELHRYCSRLMGSVIDGEDVVQDTFARAFVALDELCEVPQLRPWLFRIAHNRALDLLRSRAIRVAEPIEAALEIVDDAKADPMEALMRREAVETAVSRFAELPILQRSVIILKDVLDEPLAGISGLLDITVDAVKGHLARGRARLREINANATALPDARIASAAVVRYVTLFNQRDWDGLRALLADDVKLHQSLHPPRSGAADVGMFFTIYARSDRLWLTPAWLEDREVIAVFEDPANPTPDYFMWLEWREGRISFIRDYRYVRYVTDDAELVLAKDAGSFGRGTGYR; via the coding sequence TTGAGCGATGGAGGGCCCGCCGTGGACCGCGACCGACAAGAAGGGCTGCTTGCCCTTGCTGCCGCGTTGCGGCCGGAGCTGCACCGCTATTGCTCGCGTCTGATGGGGTCGGTCATCGACGGCGAGGACGTCGTGCAGGACACTTTTGCCCGAGCCTTCGTTGCCCTGGACGAGCTGTGCGAGGTGCCGCAGTTGCGACCATGGCTGTTCCGGATCGCCCACAACCGTGCGCTGGACCTGCTGCGCAGCCGCGCAATCCGCGTCGCGGAGCCGATCGAGGCGGCCCTTGAAATTGTCGACGACGCCAAGGCCGACCCGATGGAGGCGCTGATGCGCAGGGAAGCCGTAGAGACCGCGGTGTCGCGTTTTGCGGAACTCCCGATCCTCCAGCGCAGCGTCATCATCCTGAAGGATGTGCTTGACGAGCCGCTGGCCGGGATATCTGGTCTGCTGGATATCACGGTCGACGCGGTGAAGGGGCATCTGGCGCGCGGTCGCGCCCGGCTTCGGGAGATCAATGCCAATGCCACCGCGCTCCCCGATGCACGCATCGCGTCCGCCGCTGTGGTCCGCTATGTCACCCTGTTCAACCAGCGCGACTGGGACGGCTTGCGCGCGCTGCTTGCCGACGACGTGAAACTCCATCAGTCCCTGCACCCGCCGCGCTCAGGGGCGGCGGATGTCGGCATGTTCTTCACAATTTACGCAAGGAGCGATCGCCTATGGCTCACGCCGGCCTGGCTTGAGGACCGGGAGGTGATCGCGGTGTTCGAAGACCCGGCCAACCCAACGCCCGATTATTTTATGTGGCTGGAGTGGCGGGAAGGGCGGATCAGTTTCATCCGCGACTATCGCTATGTCCGCTATGTCACCGACGACGCGGAACTGGTGCTGGCAAAGGACGCCGGATCTTTCGGTCGCGGCACTGGATACCGATAA
- a CDS encoding short-chain dehydrogenase/reductase SDR — MSLKDKKIVVTGGSRGLGLGLVEALVEHGAEVTVVARGAEALKAVGARLGVATISADVTDEDAAYRILGEVSPDIVVLNAGATPRMGRLDQLNWEDFSIAWETDVKAGLYWLQAALNLPLKPGSRVLVGSSGAAVTGSQMSGGYGGSKRMLWFMAKYANGVAQEKKLGIRFQAIVPRQIILGTGIGDVAAGAYAGSIGITPEQFVTRFGAPMPPRAFGDRVISVLEDPRYAEGVVFGLNGDAGVTVMEGTAS, encoded by the coding sequence ATGAGCCTCAAGGACAAGAAAATCGTGGTCACCGGCGGAAGCCGTGGCCTTGGCCTCGGATTGGTCGAGGCACTGGTCGAACATGGCGCTGAGGTGACCGTGGTCGCGCGTGGCGCCGAGGCGCTGAAAGCGGTCGGTGCGCGGCTCGGGGTCGCCACGATCTCCGCCGACGTCACGGACGAGGACGCGGCCTATCGCATCCTTGGCGAGGTTAGCCCTGATATAGTGGTGCTGAACGCTGGTGCCACGCCGCGCATGGGGCGATTGGATCAGCTGAATTGGGAGGATTTCTCCATCGCATGGGAAACTGACGTCAAGGCCGGCCTCTACTGGCTGCAGGCGGCGCTGAACCTGCCGCTCAAGCCAGGCAGCCGCGTGCTGGTGGGATCGAGCGGAGCTGCCGTTACCGGGTCGCAGATGTCGGGCGGTTATGGCGGCTCCAAGCGCATGCTCTGGTTCATGGCCAAATATGCCAATGGCGTGGCGCAGGAGAAGAAGCTCGGCATCCGCTTCCAGGCGATCGTGCCAAGGCAGATTATCCTCGGCACGGGAATCGGGGATGTCGCGGCCGGGGCCTATGCCGGCTCGATTGGCATCACGCCGGAACAATTCGTGACCCGCTTCGGCGCACCGATGCCGCCCCGAGCATTCGGCGACAGGGTCATTTCCGTGCTGGAAGATCCGCGATATGCGGAAGGGGTGGTCTTCGGCCTCAATGGCGACGCGGGGGTCACGGTCATGGAGGGCACGGCGTCTTGA
- a CDS encoding transcriptional regulator, LysR family, whose translation MGVAMEWGDVRIFLAVARTGTLGGAARSLQTSHPTVGRRLRALEQAIGHTLFQRTADGLVLTEEGHGIIALAEQMEEGALAMERRLAGQDQDLKGNLRISSADWFGAYVLPPILADFSKAYPNVDVEILTGTRLFNLAQREADVAFRIVEFNTADVVQRRLFRLEYGVYIAEESPDPKYGDGTGFRLITHDTSTGQFPDIAWLIESFPNARPVLRSNNRNVQGRMCRQGVGLAVLPRIVGNQIPGIRRLELPTPPPARDIWMGYHRDLRRLQRLRAFISTVSDHLMNATA comes from the coding sequence GTGGGTGTCGCGATGGAATGGGGTGACGTCAGAATCTTTCTTGCGGTTGCGCGAACCGGCACGCTCGGCGGCGCCGCGCGTTCTCTTCAGACAAGCCATCCGACCGTCGGCAGACGCTTGCGCGCATTAGAGCAGGCGATCGGTCACACGCTCTTCCAGCGGACCGCGGACGGTCTTGTCCTGACCGAAGAGGGCCACGGGATCATCGCGCTGGCGGAGCAGATGGAAGAAGGCGCGCTGGCCATGGAGCGCCGGCTTGCGGGGCAAGATCAGGATCTCAAAGGCAATCTGCGCATTTCATCCGCGGACTGGTTCGGGGCCTATGTCCTGCCTCCCATCCTCGCGGATTTCTCGAAAGCCTATCCCAATGTCGACGTCGAGATCCTGACCGGCACGCGCCTGTTCAACCTCGCCCAGCGGGAGGCCGACGTCGCTTTCCGTATCGTTGAGTTCAACACTGCCGATGTCGTTCAGCGGCGGCTCTTCAGGCTTGAATACGGCGTCTACATCGCGGAGGAGTCGCCTGATCCCAAATATGGCGACGGGACCGGTTTCCGGCTGATCACCCACGATACGTCGACCGGGCAGTTCCCCGATATCGCTTGGCTCATCGAGAGTTTCCCCAATGCGAGACCGGTCCTGCGATCGAACAACCGCAACGTCCAGGGGCGCATGTGCAGGCAAGGGGTCGGGCTCGCCGTCCTGCCCCGCATAGTCGGCAATCAGATCCCGGGTATTCGCAGACTGGAACTGCCGACGCCGCCGCCGGCGCGAGACATCTGGATGGGATATCACCGGGACCTACGGCGTCTCCAGCGGCTTCGCGCGTTCATCTCGACGGTATCGGACCATCTCATGAACGCGACCGCATGA
- a CDS encoding 6-phosphogluconate dehydrogenase NAD-binding — translation MRRSHRCGFGIATGQLIGAGLPILEAVHEELSKAVSAGLGEKDWSIMADMTVRGGDSFASSENNSEKK, via the coding sequence ATGCGCCGAAGCCACCGCTGTGGCTTCGGCATCGCGACCGGCCAACTCATCGGTGCGGGTCTCCCGATTCTTGAAGCTGTCCACGAGGAGCTCAGCAAAGCTGTCTCGGCGGGCCTCGGGGAGAAGGACTGGTCGATCATGGCCGACATGACGGTTCGTGGCGGCGACAGCTTTGCGTCGTCTGAAAACAACTCGGAGAAGAAGTAA
- a CDS encoding short-chain dehydrogenase/reductase SDR produces the protein MKTWLITGCSSGFGQRLALAAAQRGDRVIATARNVKTIEEMAEPFGDRMITLPLDVTDAAAAEAAVAKAVETFGGFDVLVNNAGYALFGAIEEGRPEEYRPMFEVNVFGLIETTRAALPVLRRSGGTIVNMSSGAGIEGRGGGGYYHAAKFAVEGISEALAGELEPFGIRVLIVEPGPFRTDFLGRSITMAANEMPEYAASSRKHYRETNNGNQAGDPDKAIAVILQAVDADDAPLHLPLGPIAHSIAERKLAAFRSDIDAWRDVSIATDFGQP, from the coding sequence ATGAAAACTTGGCTCATCACAGGCTGCTCAAGCGGCTTCGGCCAGCGGCTCGCGCTCGCCGCAGCACAGCGCGGCGACCGGGTGATCGCGACTGCCCGCAATGTCAAGACGATCGAGGAAATGGCCGAGCCTTTCGGCGACCGCATGATCACCTTGCCGCTCGATGTGACCGATGCTGCGGCAGCCGAGGCAGCGGTCGCAAAGGCGGTCGAGACATTCGGTGGGTTTGACGTGCTCGTGAACAATGCCGGCTACGCGCTATTCGGCGCGATCGAGGAAGGCAGGCCCGAGGAATATCGGCCGATGTTCGAGGTAAACGTCTTCGGCCTGATCGAAACCACCAGAGCCGCGCTCCCCGTCCTACGACGTTCGGGGGGAACGATCGTCAACATGTCGTCCGGCGCGGGCATCGAGGGCCGCGGCGGCGGAGGCTATTACCACGCCGCCAAATTCGCCGTGGAAGGGATTTCCGAGGCGCTCGCCGGCGAGCTGGAGCCGTTCGGCATCCGCGTGCTGATCGTCGAGCCTGGGCCGTTTCGCACCGATTTTCTTGGCCGTTCGATCACGATGGCGGCCAACGAGATGCCGGAATACGCCGCGAGCTCGCGCAAGCACTATCGCGAAACCAACAATGGCAATCAGGCGGGCGATCCCGACAAGGCGATCGCGGTGATCCTGCAGGCAGTCGACGCCGATGACGCCCCGCTTCATCTGCCGCTCGGCCCGATCGCGCACTCGATCGCTGAGCGAAAGCTGGCTGCATTCCGCAGCGATATCGACGCCTGGCGTGACGTCTCGATCGCCACCGATTTCGGCCAGCCCTAA
- a CDS encoding alpha/beta hydrolase fold-1 catalytic domain-containing protein encodes MIATLKGFTQQLVPVNGIKINAVTGGSGPPILLLHGWPETWWEWHHVMPLLAEHFSVVAMDLRGAGFSDCPLDGYDKATMARDAHEVMIALGHERYAVCGHDIGGMVALPQAAIYREAVTHLAVLDVPLPGWTQWEATTARIWHFSFHMNRDLPERLIHGREYDYVSAFMAERFYDHSTFNPADIEIYAKAMALPGRTRGGMEWYRTLAADHAAALEYKKRPLEIPVLGLGGDQRFGPQMVPMLKEFASNVTGGSIARCSHYVADERPDEVGAALIDFLKAN; translated from the coding sequence ATGATCGCAACTTTGAAGGGGTTTACCCAGCAACTGGTGCCGGTGAATGGCATCAAGATCAACGCCGTCACGGGAGGCTCAGGCCCGCCGATCCTTCTGCTTCACGGCTGGCCGGAAACATGGTGGGAATGGCACCATGTGATGCCGCTGCTGGCCGAGCATTTCAGCGTGGTGGCCATGGATCTGCGCGGCGCGGGCTTTTCCGACTGCCCGCTTGACGGCTATGACAAGGCCACGATGGCGCGTGACGCACACGAGGTCATGATTGCCCTTGGGCATGAGCGCTACGCTGTTTGCGGCCATGACATTGGCGGAATGGTGGCATTGCCGCAGGCCGCCATTTATCGGGAGGCAGTAACTCACTTAGCCGTCCTCGACGTTCCGCTTCCCGGCTGGACGCAATGGGAGGCGACTACTGCAAGGATTTGGCACTTCAGCTTCCATATGAACCGGGATCTGCCCGAGCGCCTGATCCACGGCCGTGAATATGACTATGTTTCGGCCTTCATGGCAGAGCGGTTCTACGATCACAGCACCTTCAATCCGGCTGACATCGAGATCTACGCCAAGGCGATGGCGCTTCCTGGCCGCACGCGCGGCGGCATGGAATGGTATCGCACCCTCGCCGCCGATCATGCGGCTGCGCTCGAGTACAAGAAGCGGCCGCTCGAGATACCGGTGCTTGGCCTGGGTGGGGACCAGCGCTTCGGTCCGCAGATGGTCCCCATGCTCAAGGAGTTCGCGAGCAATGTGACGGGCGGCTCGATTGCGCGGTGCAGCCACTATGTCGCGGACGAGCGGCCGGACGAAGTGGGGGCCGCTCTGATCGATTTCCTCAAGGCCAATTGA
- a CDS encoding glyoxalase family protein, translated as MTAPVIHGVNHIGITVPDIEAAKSFLVEAFGGQVIYQSFGPQDPPRQGPEFERAVGAFPGTVVRAQAMVKIGTGPDIELFEMHGPEQAQPVRASDFGITHFGVYTDDIDASVERFQKAGGTPLTAPRTIPYATEKGPGNKVCYCRMPWGTTMEFITTPDRMAYHDQTALRRWQDDD; from the coding sequence ATGACCGCACCTGTCATTCACGGCGTCAATCATATCGGCATCACGGTGCCCGACATCGAAGCAGCAAAATCGTTCCTGGTGGAAGCTTTCGGCGGCCAGGTGATCTATCAGTCCTTTGGGCCGCAGGATCCGCCGCGGCAGGGACCCGAATTCGAGCGGGCCGTCGGCGCTTTCCCTGGAACGGTCGTGCGTGCGCAGGCGATGGTCAAGATTGGAACCGGACCTGACATCGAGCTCTTCGAAATGCACGGCCCCGAACAAGCCCAGCCGGTTCGAGCGAGCGACTTCGGCATTACGCACTTCGGTGTCTACACCGACGACATCGACGCATCGGTCGAGCGCTTCCAGAAGGCGGGAGGCACACCCCTCACCGCGCCGCGCACTATTCCCTATGCAACCGAGAAAGGTCCTGGAAATAAGGTCTGCTACTGCCGCATGCCATGGGGCACGACGATGGAATTCATCACCACGCCGGATCGCATGGCCTATCATGACCAGACGGCTCTGCGCAGGTGGCAGGACGACGACTGA